The Micromonospora sp. NBC_00421 DNA window CTTCTCGTCCAGGCTGGCCAGCACGTGCACCTTGGAGCGCGGGTTGGTGCGGAAGTTGTACCACTCGTCGAAGCGGGACCAGCGGTCCGGCAGGGTGGCGGTCGACGGGTGGGCGTGGTCCTCGACCTTGACGGTGGCCTGCTGGTTGGCCGGGTGGCCGGAGAAGTACGCGCCGACCAGGTTGCCGTACCAGGCCCAGTCGTACTCGGTGTCCGAGGCGGCGTGCACGCCTGCGTAACCGCCGCCGGCCTTGATGTAGCGCTCGAACGCGGCCTGCTGGGTGGCGTCGAGGACGTCACCGGTGGTGGAGAGCCAGATGACCGCCTGGTACTTCGCCAGGTTGGCGTCGGTGAAGGCGGCCCCGTCCTCGGTGGTGTCGACGGTGAACCCGTTGTCGGTGCCGAGCTTCTGGATCGCGGCGATGCCGGCCGGGATGGCGTCGTGCCGGAATCCGGCGGTCTTGGAGAAGACCAGGACCGAGAAGGGTTCGGCGGCGGCTGCCGCCGCTGGTGCGGGTGCCGGTGCGGCCTGTGGCAGGGCCGCCGCGGCGGGAGCGGCCTGGGCGGGGGTGCCGCCGATCAGACCGCTGGCGAGTAGGGAGAGGGCAAGTAGCCCGGCGCCCAGTGGGCCGCGACGTGCGCGGCGGTGGCGGGATGGAGACACTCCATGCTCCTTATGTCCGTGCTGGACAGTGGTGGGGGCATGGGGACGACTCGCCGCAGACCGTCCCCGGTCGGATGGGTGCGGGCCCGCCGAGGTCCGCATCGGTGGCGATCAGGTGCCGACCTCGTCGAGGCCGGTCACCGGAATAATGTCGATCGGTTGAACAAATTAGCGCCGCTGGATTGGTTTCCGGCAAGGCATGAGCATGTAACGATTCGGTATCGCCGACTCGCATTTCCGGCTTATGTGGAGAGAAGCCAAGAAAGGTAATCATAGACACTGCTGGATCGATGTAACACCCCTTGGCGGATCAGCGGATCTGTCGTACGGTGACAGGCACGTAACCCACGGGAGCCCGGTACACCGGGCTGAGAGGGGGGCTGAGAGCCCCCGACCGTCGAACCTGATCCGGGTAATGCCGGCGCAGGGAGGAGAGTTGCCGTGCCGTCCCTCGGCCGACTGCATCTGATCACCGACACCCGACCCGGGTGCGACCCGCTCGCCGTGCTGCGCGCCGCCCTCCCGGTAGCCCGCGCCGACCTGGTCGTCCAGGTCCGGGTCACCGACGGGACCACCGACCGGCAGGCGTACGAGCTGGCCCGGCAGGCGCGGGCGCTCTGCCTGCCGTACGGGGCGACGTGCCTGGTCAACGACCGGCTGCACGTGGCCCTCGCGGTGGACGCCGACGGCGGCCACGTCGGCGCGGACGACCTGCCCGTCGCGGCGGCCCGACGGATCCTCGGTGGTGCCGCCGTACTCGGCGCGACCGCCCGGGAACCCGGCGGCGCGGCGCGGGCGGTCGCCGCCGGGGCCAGCTACCTGGGCGTCGGTCCGTGCCACCCGACCAGCACCAAGACCGGCCTGCCCGACCCGATCGGCCCGGCCGGACTCCGCGCCGTCGCCGAGGCCGTCGACGTGCCGGTGATCGCCATCGGCGGGGTCACCGTCGCCACCGTCCCGGTGCTGCGGGCCGCCGGGGCGTACGGGGTGGCGGTGGTCGGGGCGCTCTCCGCCGCCGCCGACCCGGGGCGGGCCACCGCCGAGCTGATCGCGGCGCTGACGTGTTGAGCGGCCCGGACGTCGCCGTCGTCGGGGCGGGGCCGGTCGGGCTGGCGATCGCCTGGCGCTGCGCCGCCCGCGGCCTGCGGGTGACCGTGCACGATCCGGCCCCCGGCTCCGGCGCGTCGCGGGTCGCCGCCGGGATGCTGGCCCCGGTCGCCGAGGCGTACTTCGGCGAGCGGGAGCTGACCGGGTTGCTCGCCGAGTCCGCCGCCCGCTGGCCGGGCTTCGCCGCCGAGCTGACCGAGGCCGCCGGCACCGGGTTCGGGTACCGCACCGACGGCACCCTCGTCGTCGGGCTGACCGGGGACGACCTGGCCGAGGCGCGCCGGCTCTGGTCGTACCAGCAGGGGTTGGGATTGCCGATCACCGCGCTGCGCCCGTCGGAGCTGCGGGACCGCGAGCCCGCGTTGACCCCGCGACTGCGCGGCGGCGCGGTCGCCCCCGGTGACCACCAGGTCGACCCGCGTCTGCTGGTCGCCGCGCTGCGGGTCGCCGCCGAACGGGCCGGCGCGACCCTGGTCCCCGGCGCGGTGACCCGGCTGGCCGAACTGGCCGCGCCGGTCGTCGTGGTCGCCGCCGGCTGCGGGGCCGCCGCGCTCACTGGGCTGCCGGTCCGCCCGGTCAAGGGCCAGGTCCTGCGGCTACGCGCGCCCGATCGCCGTCCGCCCGGCTTCCGGCACGTCATCCGCGGGTACGCCGACGGCGAGTCGGTCTACCTGGTGCCTCGCGACAGCGGCGAGGTGGTGGTCGGGGCGACCGTCGAGGAGCGTGCCGACACCGAGGTGACCGCCGGTGCGGTGCTGCGCCTGCTCCGCGCCGCCGTCGACCTGGCCCCGGAGTTGGCCGAGTACGAGCTGGTCGAGGCCGTCGCCGGGCTGCGCCCCGGCACCCCGGACAACGCGCCGATCCTCGGGCCGCTGCCCGGCCGGCCCGGAGTGCTCGCCGCCACCGGCCACCACCGGCACGGCATCGTGCTCACCCCGGTCACCGCCGACCTGATCACCGAGCTGATCGTCAACGGCGAACCGGACCCGCTGCTCACCCCCTTCACCGCCGACCGGTTCGCCGCCCCGGCCGGGGCGCGGCCGACGGCCGGCGGCGTCGGACGGGACCGGCACACGGCGAACGAGGAGGAGACGTGCGACTGATCGTCAACGGTGTCGGCCGGGAGCTGGCCGGCGGATCGACCGTCGCGGACCTGGTCCGGGCCGTCACCGAGCAGCGGCGCGGCCTCGCCGTCGCGGTCAACGGCGAGGTGGTTCCCCGGGGCGGCTGGCCGGGCGCCGTGCTGCGCGACGGTGACCGGGTCGAGGTGCTCAGCGCCGCCCAGGGCGGGTGACCGGGATGCCCCTCACCATCGCCGACCAGACCTTCACCTCCCGGCTCATCCTCGGTACCGGCGGCGCGGCCAACCTGCACGTGCTGGAGCAGGCGATCCGGGCCTCCGGCACCGAACTTGTCACCCTCGCCCTGCGCCGGGTCGACACCGCCCCCGGCACCGCCGGTGGCCTGCTCGACCTGCTCGACCGGTGCGCGGTGCGGCTGCTGCCCAACACCGCCGGCTGCTACACCGCAGGGGAGGCGGTGAAGGTGGCCCGGCTGGCCCGGGAGGCGTTCGACACCGACTGGGTGAAGCTGGAGGTGATCGGCGACGAGCGGACCCTGCTCCCGGACGGGGTGGAGCTGCTGCGGGCGGCCGAGGAACTCGTCGCCGACGGCTTCGTCGTGCTGCCGTACACCTCGGACGACCCGGTGCTGGCCCGTCGGCTGGCCGACGTCGGCTGCGCGGCGGTGATGCCGGCCGGCGCGC harbors:
- the thiE gene encoding thiamine phosphate synthase: MPSLGRLHLITDTRPGCDPLAVLRAALPVARADLVVQVRVTDGTTDRQAYELARQARALCLPYGATCLVNDRLHVALAVDADGGHVGADDLPVAAARRILGGAAVLGATAREPGGAARAVAAGASYLGVGPCHPTSTKTGLPDPIGPAGLRAVAEAVDVPVIAIGGVTVATVPVLRAAGAYGVAVVGALSAAADPGRATAELIAALTC
- the thiO gene encoding glycine oxidase ThiO, which translates into the protein MLSGPDVAVVGAGPVGLAIAWRCAARGLRVTVHDPAPGSGASRVAAGMLAPVAEAYFGERELTGLLAESAARWPGFAAELTEAAGTGFGYRTDGTLVVGLTGDDLAEARRLWSYQQGLGLPITALRPSELRDREPALTPRLRGGAVAPGDHQVDPRLLVAALRVAAERAGATLVPGAVTRLAELAAPVVVVAAGCGAAALTGLPVRPVKGQVLRLRAPDRRPPGFRHVIRGYADGESVYLVPRDSGEVVVGATVEERADTEVTAGAVLRLLRAAVDLAPELAEYELVEAVAGLRPGTPDNAPILGPLPGRPGVLAATGHHRHGIVLTPVTADLITELIVNGEPDPLLTPFTADRFAAPAGARPTAGGVGRDRHTANEEETCD
- the thiS gene encoding sulfur carrier protein ThiS yields the protein MRLIVNGVGRELAGGSTVADLVRAVTEQRRGLAVAVNGEVVPRGGWPGAVLRDGDRVEVLSAAQGG
- a CDS encoding thiazole synthase, whose protein sequence is MPLTIADQTFTSRLILGTGGAANLHVLEQAIRASGTELVTLALRRVDTAPGTAGGLLDLLDRCAVRLLPNTAGCYTAGEAVKVARLAREAFDTDWVKLEVIGDERTLLPDGVELLRAAEELVADGFVVLPYTSDDPVLARRLADVGCAAVMPAGAPIGSGLGVTNPHHIRLIRQGVDVPVILDAGIGTASDAALAMELGCDGVLLASAVTRAADPTAMATAMRYGVQAGRLAYSAGRIPRRFHALASTPDDGRPDL